TTTCCCGCCCTTCTGCTTTCCGGGCCTTTTGCCCTGCCGGAATTCCGCAGACGATTTCTGCCCGGCGTTTTTCTGCGTCGTTCTGGTGCTCTTTTCCAGTATTTTCTGCTGCACGGGAGCCGGAAGCGGCTTTGCCTTTGCTTCCTCCTGCTCTCTCAAAGCGATTCTCTGCGCTTCCGCCTTTGCCGTCAGATACGCGGGGCTGAAAAAGACATTCATGATGACGATCTGGATCAGGGCGGTCAGATTCGAGATGATCCAGTAAAAGCCGACAGCGGCGGGGACGGAAAGGGCGAACCCGGCGGAAACCAGCGGCATAGCGAACAGCATACCCTTCATGCAGCCCTGCTGCTGCTGCATCCCCGGCTGCATCCTCATGGAAATGACCTGCGTGATCAGCGACGACACAAGGCAGAGCACCGGGATAACCCACAAATTGCTGTGAAAGATGGAAAAAATCGTAGTGAACATGTTTCCGCCGGCTACGGACGGAGTCCCAAGCAGATTCAGCCCGAGAAAGTCAAATCCTTTGCTCAGCCATTCGATCTTCGAAAGATCCTTGTCGCCGAACATGGTCAGATAGGGGCGAAGCTCCGAAAAATGGCGCACGATCGCCATTTCGCCGTAATAGCCCTGGAAGGTTGCGCTGATGCCCGGCACCTGCTGAAGAATGCCGACCGCCTG
This window of the Ruminococcaceae bacterium BL-6 genome carries:
- a CDS encoding conserved membrane protein of unknown function (Evidence 4 : Unknown function but conserved in other organisms); this translates as MVAIGNFFGSILGYLLWFFYRFIGNYGIAIVLFTIVLKILMFPFSIKQQKSMAATGKMSVKQRELQQKYGNDKMKLNEELQKLYEKEGYNPASGCLPALIPFPIMIGLYYTVINPLSNAIHLGKEPVAQAVGILQQVPGISATFQGYYGEMAIVRHFSELRPYLTMFGDKDLSKIEWLSKGFDFLGLNLLGTPSVAGGNMFTTIFSIFHSNLWVIPVLCLVSSLITQVISMRMQPGMQQQQGCMKGMLFAMPLVSAGFALSVPAAVGFYWIISNLTALIQIVIMNVFFSPAYLTAKAEAQRIALREQEEAKAKPLPAPVQQKILEKSTRTTQKNAGQKSSAEFRQGKRPGKQKGGKSGGSSGYLGTKK